Sequence from the Candidatus Methylomirabilota bacterium genome:
CTCAAGACCCTCGCCGCCCGGTGATCGCGCCCGGGCCGACGAGGACGCGGTGAACGAGATCAAGATCGGCCTGCTCGGCCTGGGCACTGTCGGCGCGGGCGTCGTCCGCATCCTCCAGAGCCACGGCGGCGAGCTCACCGAGCGTGCGGGCTGCCGCCTCGCCATCGCCGCCATCGCGGACCTGGACGTCACCCGCCCGCGCGAGGGCCTCGACATCACGCGGCTGCCGCTCCACGCCGACGCGGGTCGGGTCCTCGATGATCCGGAGATTCGCGTGGTGATCGAGCTGGTGGGCGGGCTCGAGCCGGCGCGCACGTTCATCCTGCGCGCGCTCGCCGCGGGCAAGCACGTGGTCACCGCCAACAAGGCGCTCCTCGCCCACCACGGGCCCGAGCTCTTCGCGGAGGTTCGGCGCAATCGCGTCATGCTGGGGTTCGAGGCGGCGGTGGCCGGCGGCATCCCCCTGATCCGCGCGGTGAAGGATGGCCTCCCCGCCAACCGAATCCTCTCCGCCTTCGGCATCGTCAACGGGACGTGCAACTACATCCTGTCCAAGATGACCGACGAAGGCCTCGACTTCTCGGTGGTGCTCAAGGAAGCGCAGGCGCGCGGCTACGCGGAGGCCGACCCGACCCTCGACATCGAGGGGCTGGACTCGGCGCACAAGCTCCAGATCCTCGCCATGCTCGCCTTCCGCACCGCGGTGGACCTCAAGGACATCTACACCGAGGGCATCACCGGGGTCGCGCAGGAGGATGTGGTCAACGCTCGCGAGCTCGGCTATCGCATCAAGCTCCTCGCCATCGCCAAGGCGGCCGAAGGCACGCTGGAGGCGCGCGTGCACCCGACAATGATCCCGGCGGCCTCGCCGCTGGCCGCGGTCTCGGGCGTGTTCAACGCGGTGTTCATGACCGGCGACAACGTGGGCGACCTCATGTTCTACGGGCGCGGCGCGGGGCAGCTGCCCACCGCCTCCGCGGTGTGGTCCGACGTGCTCGACATCGCCCGGCGCGTCGCCCACGGGCTCCCCGCCCTCGCGGTGGATCTTCCCGGGAACGGCGCCGCCGCCCTGCCCATCCGGCCAATGGACGACATCCGCACCGCCTACTACCTGCGTGTGATGGCGCTCGACCGGCCGGGCACCCTCGCCCAGGTCGCCGGCCATCTCGGCCAGCACGGGATCTCCATCGTCTCGGTGCTGCAGAAGCGGCGCGCGGAGCAGCACGAGGCGGTGCCGATCGTGATGATGACCCACGACGCGCGCGAGCGGGACATGCGCGCCGCGCTCGCCGCCATCGACAAGCTGCCCGTGGTGGCGAGCCCGACCACCATGATCCGCGTCGAAGCCTGAGCGAGCCGGCGCGGATTCCGTCGGGCGGGCGTCTCCTCAAGGTCGCCCTCGGTCTCGCGATCAGCGGGGCCCTCCTCTACTATCTCTTCCGCTACGCCGACGTGCGCGCGATCACCGCGCGTCTGGC
This genomic interval carries:
- a CDS encoding homoserine dehydrogenase, whose amino-acid sequence is MNEIKIGLLGLGTVGAGVVRILQSHGGELTERAGCRLAIAAIADLDVTRPREGLDITRLPLHADAGRVLDDPEIRVVIELVGGLEPARTFILRALAAGKHVVTANKALLAHHGPELFAEVRRNRVMLGFEAAVAGGIPLIRAVKDGLPANRILSAFGIVNGTCNYILSKMTDEGLDFSVVLKEAQARGYAEADPTLDIEGLDSAHKLQILAMLAFRTAVDLKDIYTEGITGVAQEDVVNARELGYRIKLLAIAKAAEGTLEARVHPTMIPAASPLAAVSGVFNAVFMTGDNVGDLMFYGRGAGQLPTASAVWSDVLDIARRVAHGLPALAVDLPGNGAAALPIRPMDDIRTAYYLRVMALDRPGTLAQVAGHLGQHGISIVSVLQKRRAEQHEAVPIVMMTHDARERDMRAALAAIDKLPVVASPTTMIRVEA